The Gillisia sp. Hel_I_86 genome has a segment encoding these proteins:
- the hypB gene encoding hydrogenase nickel incorporation protein HypB, protein MSIDKSTKAARGTVQCENTNINLLKANDFVADIIKKEMAKTKTLLINITSSAGSGKTTLMQETARRLKDKLKMAVMVGDLETERDAERIRETGIQALQIVTGGICHLEAQMIHQVLPEYQLEDIDLLFIENVGNLVCPASFDLGEDFRVTLMATTEGDDKPKKYPRMFLTSDMMLVSKSDLLPYVPFSVEAVTKDAHEVNHELEVIQISSTNGEGMDAWCDWLVEKVNAKKEA, encoded by the coding sequence ATGAGTATAGATAAATCCACAAAAGCCGCTCGCGGTACGGTACAGTGTGAAAACACCAATATTAATTTATTGAAAGCCAATGATTTTGTTGCAGATATTATCAAAAAAGAAATGGCAAAAACCAAGACGCTTTTGATAAATATTACTTCTTCCGCAGGAAGTGGTAAAACAACATTAATGCAAGAAACTGCTCGACGATTGAAAGATAAGTTGAAAATGGCGGTAATGGTAGGAGACCTAGAGACAGAGCGTGATGCAGAACGCATACGTGAAACAGGCATTCAAGCATTACAAATTGTTACTGGAGGAATTTGTCATTTGGAAGCACAGATGATTCATCAGGTATTGCCTGAGTATCAGCTAGAAGATATAGATTTATTATTCATAGAAAATGTAGGGAACCTTGTTTGTCCTGCATCTTTTGATTTAGGTGAGGATTTTCGAGTAACCCTTATGGCAACAACCGAAGGTGATGATAAACCAAAAAAATATCCAAGAATGTTTTTAACCAGTGATATGATGCTCGTTTCAAAATCAGACTTGTTGCCTTATGTTCCTTTTTCGGTAGAAGCCGTAACAAAAGATGCACACGAGGTAAATCACGAACTTGAAGTGATACAAATTTCGTCTACTAATGGTGAAGGAATGGATGCTTGGTGCGATTGGTTAGTAGAAAAAGTGAATGCTAAAAAAGAAGCATAA
- a CDS encoding hydrogenase maturation nickel metallochaperone HypA, producing MHETSIINGIMRTLEQEFDAEKLNTMTGIYVKVGILSNIEPRLLYNAYEASHMMNPKYQNVKFHIEMVELKIQCESCDHITDVKKYRFLCDSCQKPSKNIIQGEEMLIHKVEFAD from the coding sequence ATGCACGAAACTTCGATAATAAATGGTATTATGAGAACTCTAGAACAAGAGTTTGATGCAGAGAAACTCAATACGATGACGGGTATCTATGTGAAAGTAGGAATACTCTCTAATATAGAACCACGTCTTTTATATAATGCATATGAAGCTTCTCACATGATGAATCCAAAATATCAGAATGTAAAATTTCATATAGAGATGGTAGAATTGAAAATTCAATGTGAAAGTTGTGATCATATTACAGATGTAAAAAAGTATCGCTTTCTATGTGATAGTTGCCAAAAGCCTAGTAAAAATATTATTCAAGGTGAAGAAATGTTAATTCATAAAGTAGAATTTGCTGATTAA
- a CDS encoding hydrogenase maturation protease, which translates to MKTAIMGFGNPVRSDDGIGMYVIEELQKIIGDNDTINIFDMGTAAFEVLFGLKGHTKILMVDAVVNSNEPIGTLFKVPAEEVLRAPQDDPMVFLHGMKWDQALSYSKKILGDEYPKDIQVYLIAVENTKLDTVLSEEVKQAGDKVVQHILEDLKFVKA; encoded by the coding sequence ATGAAGACAGCAATAATGGGTTTCGGAAACCCAGTTAGAAGTGATGATGGTATAGGAATGTACGTGATTGAAGAGTTGCAAAAAATTATCGGAGATAATGATACGATAAATATCTTTGATATGGGTACGGCCGCCTTTGAAGTACTTTTTGGTCTTAAAGGGCATACTAAAATTTTGATGGTAGATGCAGTAGTAAATTCCAATGAACCTATTGGTACTTTATTTAAAGTGCCTGCAGAAGAAGTGTTAAGAGCGCCACAAGATGACCCTATGGTATTTTTACATGGTATGAAATGGGATCAAGCACTATCGTATTCTAAAAAAATACTTGGTGATGAATATCCAAAAGATATACAAGTCTATTTAATTGCCGTAGAAAACACTAAATTAGACACAGTACTTAGTGAGGAGGTAAAGCAAGCTGGAGATAAAGTAGTACAGCATATTTTGGAAGATTTAAAATTTGTAAAGGCATAA
- a CDS encoding nickel-dependent hydrogenase large subunit yields the protein MSVKELNISPVGRVEGDLDVKVYIDNGKVTRAHTQAAMFRGFEKIMEGKDPQSGLIVTPRICGICGGSHLYCASSALDTAWGTKLSPNALLLRAIGQASETLQSIPRWFYAIFATDLANKKYANQPLYKEVVKRWSAYVGETFQIGLTASGLPVQIYALFGGQWPHSSYMVPGGVMCAPTLKDITRAHAILAQFKNDWLEPVWLGCSIERYMEIKSWDDMLAWVDENESHKNSDLGLLIRAGIEFGLDKFGQGVGKFLATGTYLHKDRYNNPTIEGRNDALISSSGFFDGENYHEFDHLKVKEDVSHSWYDNQEDGLHPWEEPLPTPAKSQPLHHTDFDGQYSWSKSPRYDGHAAETGPLARVIMNANPNNKEHQIRDPLFGDIMKKLGPSVFTRVLARVHEAPRIYKFIEQWLSEIDLDGEFYIKPVEKDGKGFGATEAARGALAHWIEIKDGVIKNYQVMAPTTWNVGPNDGQGNPGPIESALTGIDIEDPSDPVEVGIVARSFDSCLVCTVHAHDQKSGVELSRFKL from the coding sequence ATGTCAGTAAAAGAATTAAATATATCACCCGTAGGACGTGTTGAAGGAGATTTAGATGTTAAAGTTTATATCGATAACGGAAAAGTAACTCGTGCTCATACCCAGGCAGCAATGTTTAGAGGTTTTGAGAAAATAATGGAAGGTAAAGATCCACAATCTGGTCTTATAGTAACACCGCGTATTTGCGGAATATGTGGAGGGTCACATTTGTATTGTGCATCATCTGCTTTAGATACCGCTTGGGGAACAAAATTATCTCCAAATGCCCTATTATTGAGAGCTATTGGACAAGCCTCTGAAACATTACAGAGTATTCCACGTTGGTTTTATGCCATTTTCGCAACAGATTTGGCGAATAAGAAATATGCTAATCAGCCTTTGTATAAAGAAGTGGTTAAAAGATGGTCGGCTTATGTCGGCGAAACATTTCAAATAGGGTTAACGGCAAGTGGATTGCCTGTTCAAATCTATGCTTTATTTGGTGGGCAGTGGCCACACTCGAGCTATATGGTTCCAGGTGGAGTTATGTGTGCGCCGACCTTAAAAGATATTACACGAGCACATGCTATTTTGGCACAATTTAAAAATGATTGGCTAGAGCCAGTATGGTTAGGTTGTTCGATCGAGCGCTATATGGAAATCAAATCATGGGACGATATGTTAGCATGGGTTGATGAAAATGAGTCTCATAAAAATAGTGATTTAGGATTGCTTATTAGAGCAGGAATCGAATTTGGCTTAGATAAATTTGGTCAAGGAGTAGGTAAATTTTTGGCAACAGGAACATACTTACATAAAGACCGATATAATAATCCAACTATTGAAGGTAGAAATGATGCCTTGATTAGTTCTAGTGGATTTTTCGATGGAGAAAATTATCATGAGTTTGATCATCTTAAAGTAAAAGAAGATGTTTCACATTCTTGGTATGATAATCAAGAAGATGGATTACACCCTTGGGAAGAACCATTACCCACTCCTGCTAAATCACAACCATTACACCATACAGATTTTGATGGACAATATAGTTGGTCAAAGTCACCAAGGTATGATGGACATGCTGCAGAAACAGGCCCTTTGGCCCGTGTTATAATGAATGCAAACCCTAATAATAAGGAACATCAAATTAGAGATCCTTTATTTGGAGATATCATGAAAAAACTAGGACCTAGTGTATTTACACGTGTTTTAGCGAGAGTTCATGAAGCTCCAAGAATATATAAGTTTATAGAGCAATGGCTTTCAGAAATTGACCTCGATGGAGAATTCTATATCAAGCCAGTTGAAAAGGACGGAAAAGGATTCGGAGCAACAGAAGCAGCTCGTGGTGCATTAGCTCACTGGATAGAAATTAAAGATGGTGTTATTAAAAACTATCAAGTAATGGCTCCAACTACATGGAACGTTGGGCCTAATGATGGTCAAGGAAACCCAGGACCAATTGAAAGTGCACTTACAGGTATCGATATCGAAGATCCTAGTGATCCTGTAGAAGTTGGTATTGTTGCAAGATCATTTGATTCCTGTTTGGTTTGTACTGTGCATGCGCACGATCAAAAATCTGGAGTTGAACTATCTCGATTCAAATTATAA
- a CDS encoding single-stranded DNA-binding protein, whose protein sequence is MSTIKNHVQLIGNVGQEPTITNLESGKKVARFSLATNEYYKDKEGNKQTDTNWHTVVAWGKTAEIVEKYVVKGKEVGISGKLKTRSYTNDDNEQRYVTEVVADEILLLGSKDDK, encoded by the coding sequence ATGAGTACTATTAAAAATCACGTACAGTTAATTGGAAACGTTGGACAAGAGCCAACCATTACGAACCTTGAAAGCGGAAAGAAAGTAGCCCGTTTTTCATTAGCAACAAATGAGTATTACAAGGACAAAGAAGGCAACAAGCAAACGGACACGAATTGGCATACCGTAGTAGCTTGGGGCAAAACTGCCGAAATTGTAGAGAAGTATGTTGTTAAAGGCAAAGAAGTTGGAATATCGGGAAAGCTTAAAACCCGAAGTTATACAAATGATGATAACGAACAACGCTATGTTACGGAAGTTGTAGCCGATGAAATTCTATTACTTGGAAGCAAAGACGACAAGTAA
- a CDS encoding DUF6876 family protein has protein sequence MKAQVNEIKEGLQHFHGTEMFYQIPLLRTRFTDGLKYLANIADCFWLITDTSVIAKSLMSRSEFITIDFKRLPEEKQDYSGYEAEIIYSDGNDNILEKHGYRVTDFPLDELRLFFVNGTLMLPSEY, from the coding sequence ATGAAAGCACAAGTTAACGAAATTAAGGAAGGATTGCAACATTTTCACGGAACGGAAATGTTCTATCAAATCCCATTATTAAGAACACGTTTTACAGACGGACTAAAATATCTTGCCAATATAGCAGATTGTTTTTGGTTAATCACGGACACTTCCGTAATTGCAAAAAGTCTGATGAGCCGAAGTGAATTTATTACCATTGACTTCAAAAGATTGCCCGAAGAAAAACAAGATTATTCTGGTTATGAAGCTGAAATAATTTACAGCGATGGCAATGATAATATTCTAGAAAAACACGGCTATCGGGTTACCGATTTTCCACTTGATGAACTGCGGTTGTTTTTTGTAAATGGCACGCTGATGTTGCCAAGCGAATACTAA
- a CDS encoding site-specific integrase — protein sequence MATVRVVLRKKKNKAGRFPIAIRITKDRKSSFLNTGQYIDEKFWDEKNRNVRKSHPNSKVLNNFIVSKVAEANDKVLKSEMKPEYESVAEIRNKIVENKGFDFFVVANMHLNNLKNRNKHHQYDTEFGRLKKFKEFLNKDVLPFNKLNVVLLKKFETYLIYSKKLSPRTVVNYLILIRTIYNLAIAESITDRGLYPFGKGKMTIRIPESQKIGFTSDEIQKLENAQDITEAQQKAIHIWLISFYFAGIRVGDVLQLKWTDFNDGRLLYRMNKNSKLVSLKVPEKATEIFNNYKDESESNGLVFPQLRDTDLNNTEEISKRTQSITRNVNRRLKIAAKQLGIKKNISMHIARHSFGNISGDKIPIQMLQKLYRHSSVTTTIRYQANFIHKDADDALDSVINF from the coding sequence ATGGCAACGGTAAGAGTAGTTTTGAGAAAAAAGAAGAATAAAGCTGGACGGTTCCCTATTGCTATACGGATAACTAAAGACCGTAAAAGTTCTTTCCTAAATACGGGGCAATATATTGATGAAAAATTTTGGGACGAAAAAAATCGTAACGTTCGGAAGTCCCATCCAAACTCAAAGGTGCTCAATAATTTTATTGTCAGTAAAGTTGCAGAAGCTAATGATAAGGTTTTAAAATCTGAGATGAAACCAGAGTACGAATCAGTTGCAGAAATTAGAAACAAGATAGTAGAAAACAAGGGCTTTGATTTCTTTGTTGTTGCAAATATGCACCTTAATAATCTTAAAAATAGAAATAAACATCATCAATATGATACTGAGTTTGGCCGTTTAAAAAAGTTTAAGGAATTTTTAAATAAGGACGTGCTTCCTTTTAACAAGTTAAATGTTGTCTTACTAAAGAAATTTGAAACCTATTTAATATATAGCAAAAAGCTTTCCCCTAGAACGGTTGTAAACTACCTTATTTTAATCAGAACAATTTATAATCTTGCTATTGCAGAATCTATTACGGACAGAGGGCTATATCCTTTTGGTAAAGGCAAAATGACAATTAGAATTCCTGAATCTCAAAAAATAGGCTTTACTTCAGATGAAATACAAAAGTTAGAAAATGCTCAAGATATTACAGAAGCTCAGCAAAAAGCAATTCATATTTGGCTAATCAGTTTTTATTTTGCTGGTATTCGGGTTGGTGATGTCCTTCAATTAAAGTGGACGGATTTTAATGATGGCAGACTGCTTTATAGAATGAATAAAAATAGTAAACTGGTTTCACTTAAAGTTCCTGAGAAGGCAACTGAAATATTCAATAACTATAAGGATGAATCAGAAAGCAATGGACTAGTGTTTCCTCAATTGAGGGATACAGACCTTAATAATACTGAGGAAATTTCAAAAAGAACACAATCAATCACTCGAAATGTAAACAGAAGATTAAAGATTGCTGCTAAGCAATTGGGAATTAAAAAGAATATCAGTATGCACATCGCAAGACATAGTTTCGGGAATATATCTGGGGATAAAATCCCTATTCAGATGCTGCAAAAATTATATCGTCATTCTTCTGTAACAACTACCATTCGCTATCAAGCAAATTTCATTCACAAAGATGCTGATGATGCTTTGGACAGTGTAATTAATTTTTAA
- a CDS encoding sulfite exporter TauE/SafE family protein, whose translation MELLEIFGYISAIIIGISLGLIGGGGSILAVPVLAYLFSMGERVATAYSLFIVGASALVGGIQQHYKGYVDWKTAIIFGIPAIIGVTVVRHYVVPALPETLFYIQDFEFTRRMAMFGLFAVLMIPAAFSMLRKKSTDGQNNLEKQVKYNYPLILAEGLIVGAITGMIGAGGGFLIIPALVILANIEMKTAVGTSLIIIAFKSLLGFFLGDALTMEVDWTFLGVIISLSFIGIFLGSFLSNYINGERLKKGFGYFIFLMAGFIFYMEFFVKN comes from the coding sequence ATGGAATTACTTGAGATATTTGGTTATATAAGTGCGATTATAATTGGGATATCACTAGGCTTAATAGGAGGGGGAGGATCTATTCTTGCCGTGCCAGTACTGGCATATTTATTCTCCATGGGTGAGAGGGTAGCTACGGCTTACTCATTGTTTATAGTTGGAGCTAGTGCCCTAGTAGGTGGTATTCAACAACATTATAAAGGTTATGTGGACTGGAAAACTGCGATAATTTTCGGGATACCAGCTATAATAGGTGTAACTGTGGTGAGGCATTATGTAGTTCCGGCATTACCGGAAACCTTATTTTATATTCAGGACTTTGAATTTACCAGAAGGATGGCCATGTTTGGGTTATTTGCTGTGCTAATGATACCAGCTGCTTTTTCCATGTTACGTAAAAAAAGTACTGATGGTCAAAACAATTTAGAGAAACAGGTTAAGTATAATTATCCGCTCATTTTGGCTGAAGGTCTCATCGTTGGTGCAATTACTGGAATGATTGGAGCGGGAGGCGGATTTCTAATCATCCCGGCATTGGTAATTTTGGCTAATATTGAAATGAAAACTGCGGTGGGAACTTCGCTAATTATTATAGCCTTTAAATCCTTGTTAGGATTCTTCCTTGGAGACGCATTGACTATGGAGGTTGACTGGACCTTCCTTGGAGTAATTATAAGCCTTTCTTTTATAGGTATTTTCCTAGGATCCTTTTTAAGTAACTACATTAATGGCGAACGTCTAAAAAAAGGTTTCGGTTACTTTATATTTCTTATGGCCGGATTTATTTTTTACATGGAATTTTTTGTCAAAAATTAA
- a CDS encoding rhodanese-like domain-containing protein: MENLTTNDFANNIKNDKDAVIIDVRTPKEWKDGVIPNAKLINLLEPNVFQQEIAKLDTDKNYYIYCRSGNRSGQACQLMDSKGFNTYNLEGGILQWDEKLSEPAY, from the coding sequence ATGGAAAACTTAACTACAAATGATTTTGCGAATAATATCAAAAATGATAAAGATGCTGTTATAATTGATGTGCGAACTCCCAAAGAATGGAAAGATGGTGTTATACCTAATGCCAAATTGATCAATCTATTGGAACCAAATGTTTTTCAACAAGAAATCGCAAAATTAGATACAGATAAAAACTATTATATATACTGCCGTAGTGGAAATCGGAGCGGACAGGCTTGCCAGTTAATGGATTCCAAAGGCTTTAATACCTATAACCTTGAAGGAGGTATTTTGCAATGGGATGAAAAACTATCTGAACCGGCCTACTAA
- a CDS encoding class I SAM-dependent methyltransferase — MKGKSKDFWEERYSEQDYVYGEHPNVFFQNELEKLEPASILLPADGEGRNSVFAAKKGWQVTAFDLSKAGKEKADKLAKKNEVEINFEVTSAKEFESNKKFEAIALIYAHFNAEERPAIHKRLLQFLKPGGILIFEAFSKNQLDYSSGGPKDVKMLFSNEEIRSEFKGLNIEYLEELKIEQQEGKYHQGESSVLQMLGRKN, encoded by the coding sequence ATGAAAGGTAAATCAAAAGATTTTTGGGAAGAAAGATATAGTGAACAGGATTATGTGTATGGGGAACATCCAAATGTTTTCTTTCAGAATGAACTGGAAAAGTTAGAGCCTGCATCTATACTTCTTCCTGCTGATGGGGAAGGTCGAAACTCGGTTTTTGCCGCTAAAAAAGGCTGGCAGGTAACTGCCTTCGATCTTAGTAAGGCCGGGAAGGAAAAAGCAGATAAACTGGCGAAGAAAAATGAGGTGGAAATAAACTTTGAAGTTACTTCCGCAAAAGAATTTGAGAGCAACAAGAAATTTGAAGCAATCGCACTGATTTATGCTCATTTTAATGCTGAAGAAAGGCCTGCTATTCATAAGCGCTTATTACAATTTTTAAAGCCCGGTGGAATTTTGATTTTTGAAGCTTTCTCTAAAAATCAACTGGATTATAGTTCAGGTGGGCCTAAAGATGTTAAGATGCTTTTTTCCAACGAAGAAATCAGGAGTGAATTTAAAGGACTCAATATAGAATATTTGGAAGAGCTAAAAATAGAACAGCAGGAGGGGAAATACCATCAGGGGGAAAGTAGTGTCCTGCAAATGCTGGGAAGGAAGAACTAG
- a CDS encoding rhodanese-like domain-containing protein → MKIKQFKDAPLSHFSYALVSNGEMALVDPSRNPVPYYKYAEEENAKITAVFETHPHADFVSGHLQISKETGATIYISEKVGVNYPHRSFDEGDSVKVGNVTIKPIFTPGHSPDSLTFHAFENDEHVLFTGDTLFIGDVGRPDLREKAGNMKAKRKELAKMMYHSIQNKFKDLPNDAKVYPAHGAGSLCGKNMSDADSSTLGNERIGNWAFKDQTEDEFVSEILKDQPFIPSYFGFDVDLNREGADNIQSSKYSIPLKLNVNNIDNELLVVDTRDEQLFKKDHLPNSINIMARGENDKFETWLGAIIEPDEQFNLVLEGIDNFDEILERVAKIGYEKQLKGIFTLSEKITNSSEAFDLLSFDKNKEKYTIIDIRNASEVLEGKIFENAHNIPLNELRKRIDELPKDKPMVVHCAGGYRSAAGSSILESEIDKVSVYDLSEDIKKYKS, encoded by the coding sequence ATGAAGATAAAACAGTTTAAAGATGCTCCATTATCTCATTTTTCTTACGCTTTGGTAAGTAACGGAGAGATGGCACTTGTAGATCCCAGTAGGAACCCTGTTCCATATTATAAATATGCCGAAGAGGAAAATGCTAAAATAACAGCAGTTTTTGAAACTCACCCGCATGCAGATTTTGTGAGTGGTCACCTGCAAATAAGCAAGGAAACTGGTGCAACCATTTATATTAGTGAAAAAGTAGGGGTGAATTATCCGCATCGAAGTTTTGATGAAGGAGATAGTGTCAAAGTAGGAAATGTAACCATCAAACCTATATTTACCCCAGGCCATTCCCCAGATAGCTTAACTTTTCATGCTTTTGAAAATGATGAACATGTCTTATTTACTGGGGATACATTATTTATTGGAGATGTAGGCCGTCCAGATTTAAGGGAAAAGGCAGGGAATATGAAGGCGAAAAGGAAAGAGCTTGCCAAAATGATGTACCATTCTATTCAAAATAAATTTAAAGATCTTCCTAACGACGCTAAAGTTTATCCAGCCCACGGTGCAGGTTCTTTATGCGGAAAAAATATGAGTGATGCCGATAGCAGTACCTTGGGTAATGAACGTATAGGCAACTGGGCATTTAAAGATCAAACTGAAGATGAATTTGTTTCAGAAATCTTAAAGGACCAACCATTTATCCCATCTTATTTTGGTTTTGATGTGGATTTAAACCGTGAAGGTGCAGATAATATTCAATCTTCCAAGTATAGTATACCACTTAAATTAAATGTGAATAATATTGATAATGAATTGCTTGTAGTAGATACAAGGGATGAGCAGCTTTTTAAAAAAGACCATCTGCCCAATAGTATTAATATCATGGCACGAGGAGAGAATGATAAATTTGAAACTTGGCTTGGGGCTATTATTGAACCAGATGAACAATTTAACTTAGTGCTTGAGGGAATCGATAATTTTGATGAAATTCTTGAAAGGGTCGCTAAAATTGGTTATGAAAAACAATTGAAAGGAATTTTCACCTTATCTGAAAAGATTACCAATTCTTCAGAAGCGTTTGATTTACTAAGTTTTGATAAGAACAAAGAGAAATATACGATAATAGACATTCGTAATGCCAGTGAAGTTTTAGAGGGTAAAATCTTTGAAAATGCCCATAATATTCCACTAAATGAGTTACGAAAAAGGATAGATGAGCTTCCAAAAGATAAGCCCATGGTAGTGCACTGTGCAGGTGGTTATCGTAGTGCTGCGGGAAGTAGTATTTTAGAAAGCGAAATAGATAAAGTATCCGTTTATGATTTAAGTGAGGATATAAAAAAGTATAAGTCCTAA
- a CDS encoding MFS transporter, which produces MLVLINAFVGGMVGLERSIFPQYAKESFSIESNIAILSFITAFGITKAVTNLLAGRFANRFGRKRLLIVGWLFAIPIPFILMNATSWNWVIFANVILGINQGLRSSTVVMKIDLVGVKNRGLAMGL; this is translated from the coding sequence TTGCTGGTTTTAATAAATGCTTTTGTTGGCGGAATGGTGGGGTTGGAGAGGAGTATTTTCCCCCAATATGCTAAGGAGAGTTTTAGCATAGAATCCAACATTGCAATTCTTTCATTCATAACGGCCTTTGGTATTACCAAGGCTGTTACTAATTTATTGGCAGGCAGGTTTGCCAATAGGTTTGGGAGAAAAAGATTGTTGATTGTTGGATGGCTTTTCGCCATTCCCATTCCTTTTATTTTAATGAACGCGACCAGTTGGAACTGGGTGATCTTTGCCAATGTTATACTGGGCATTAACCAGGGTTTAAGGAGCAGTACGGTGGTAATGAAAATTGATTTGGTAGGAGTAAAGAATCGTGGTCTGGCTATGGGTCTATAA
- a CDS encoding YeeE/YedE family protein codes for MEWIYEPWPWYISGPLIAVTMFVLLYTGKQFGMSSNLRTMCSIGGAGKAADFFKFDWKKERWNLMVVLGTVLGGFFASTYLSNNTVEINEQVANKLSTEYGINSAGEAYMPTEIFALENLGNPLVLFVLIVGGFMVGFGARYAGGCTSGHAISGLSNLQLPSLIAVIGFFIGGLIMIHLLYPLIF; via the coding sequence ATGGAATGGATTTATGAACCTTGGCCTTGGTATATATCTGGCCCTCTCATTGCAGTAACTATGTTTGTACTGCTTTATACAGGAAAGCAATTTGGAATGTCATCAAACCTGCGCACCATGTGCAGTATTGGAGGTGCTGGCAAAGCAGCTGATTTCTTCAAATTTGATTGGAAAAAAGAGCGTTGGAACCTTATGGTCGTACTAGGTACTGTTTTGGGCGGTTTTTTTGCATCAACTTATCTATCTAATAACACTGTGGAAATAAATGAGCAAGTAGCCAATAAATTAAGCACTGAATATGGAATAAATAGTGCTGGGGAAGCTTATATGCCTACGGAAATATTTGCCTTGGAAAATCTTGGTAACCCATTGGTTCTTTTCGTGCTAATCGTAGGAGGTTTCATGGTGGGCTTTGGTGCTCGATATGCTGGTGGGTGTACTTCAGGACATGCGATTTCTGGATTGAGCAACCTGCAACTCCCTTCACTAATTGCTGTGATAGGCTTTTTTATTGGTGGACTCATAATGATCCATTTGCTTTACCCATTAATATTTTAA
- a CDS encoding DUF6691 family protein produces MKYITYVFIGFFFGIIMYKSEAASWFRIYEMFEFGSFHMYGIIGSALLIGVLGVQIIKRKNIKAMGGREMQLKPKEMSIPRYLIGGIIFGLGWALAGACPGPMYVLAGSGYISIFVVIAAALFGTFVYGLLRHKLPH; encoded by the coding sequence ATGAAATATATTACTTACGTCTTTATCGGTTTCTTTTTTGGAATTATCATGTACAAATCGGAAGCAGCTTCCTGGTTTAGAATTTACGAGATGTTCGAATTTGGTTCTTTTCATATGTACGGTATAATCGGTTCGGCTCTGCTAATCGGTGTTTTGGGCGTACAAATAATTAAAAGAAAAAATATAAAAGCCATGGGAGGGCGGGAAATGCAATTAAAACCGAAGGAAATGAGTATCCCGCGTTATTTGATTGGAGGTATTATCTTTGGTTTGGGATGGGCTCTTGCCGGTGCTTGTCCAGGACCAATGTATGTACTTGCCGGTTCCGGTTACATTTCGATATTCGTGGTTATCGCTGCCGCTTTATTTGGCACCTTTGTATATGGTCTATTGAGGCATAAATTGCCGCATTAA